The region ACCTATCTAGTGAAACATAATCCACCATATAGAGGACTTCACCATGAGTAGGATGCTTTGCTGTAACGCCTATTTCGGTAATGGCAAAACCCGTTTCTAAATCAGTATTAGTCAACATGCTGTAGACAGTRGCTTTTTCRCCTTCTTGTTCTACTTTGGTTATAGGTAATGTTTTGCGTAAGCCAATAAGGGCTGCAGGAGGCTCACCGGATTGCTGTTCGTCAGACCATGCTCCGTTACCTACAACAATATTTTCAAGATCAAGAATGACTCCCTGATGTGTCATTGTAAGCAGTTGACGACCATTTTTAGTCCATCTCATTTGGCGGAAGTCACTCATTGTATAACTCCATTTATACTGTTGCCCAGCCGGACAAGACAGGTTGAATATATTAGTTCCGGCTCCGATGAAATTTCGGGGCTTGCCAGTGTTGCTGTAATACTGATGCCGATTCGTGCTTGTGCGGCTGGTTCCCCATGCAAGCGGTGCAATCTTAATTTTAAATTCTGCCCATCTTGCTACGTCTTCACTTCTGATATTTAAAATGTCGCTTACTTCATAGCCGAAATGGTCAAGTAGTATAGGCATTCCTGAATTTTTGCCGCCTTGGAGCTGCCACGCAAAAGCCTTGATTACACGTTGCCTGAACTTGGCATCGTCGGCTTCAAGCCGGTGCCGGATGATCCCGCGTGACTCGGCCAGCATGGGAAGGAATTCGTCTTCGCAGGTTGCTGGGTTAAATTGATCACGGAGCCAGTAAATATCTTTGACAACGCCATTAAAGACTCTAGCTATGCCGAGACAAACTGCCGCAACAGGTCCGGGAGTTAGACAGAGCGGCCAGCGCAAGGTTTTAAATATGTAGTCTTTAAAATCCATAACTACGCCTCAGCAGCCCAGCTTGTTGTTATGACTAGTTCTGAAAGAACAGCCAGACCGTCGGCAGCTACGGCAGTGTCTTCGGCGGGAGAAGGCCAGTTGATAGATTTAATATTTCCGCCGATTCCGACAGTAGAGATTAGGCGATCAATAGTAAGGTCTTCGCCTATCTGGAGTGGAGAAATTCCGGCAACGGTTGTAGGGTCTGTGAATAATGCGCGGATACGGTTTTCAGCGGTCGCTTTAATTGCTTCAGGAGAGCCGGACACGAGGACCAACTCCGCGCGGATCACAACGTGGATCGGCTCCGGACCTTTCGCTATCCAGTCGTCATTAATTGGAAATTGGCTGGCGATGGCGGCGCGTACTTTCTCAAGCAAATCCTCGGTTGGAACTCCGGCAGCCCCTTTAACTACAACGTCAACCGTGCCTTGTCCGCGCGGATGTTGATCAAGAATTGTGACAGCGATTACTCCGGGAACAGACATGACCCAGCTTGCATAAGCATATTTTGTACAGCCGTTCTTTTCTTGCCAGCGCAGCACGTAGCGCTCTCCTAGTTGGGCATCTGTTTCGGTGTCTGCGCCTTCGGAAGAAAGCCAATCTGAACCATTGGCCACGCTGGTCACTTTAGGCACTGACGTTGAAATTTCACTGATTTGTCCGGGGGCGGCATTCGGCCCGCGTCCGTACTCCTCGGCCTCGACGGGTACGTTTATAGTTGTCTGGCCATCGGGTATGATTGCATCCTGTTTGGTAATAAAGCGGTATACGGCTCCGGTTCCATCCGGTGCAGTTTTAAGGATACGCCCAGCTGGTATTTTGATGTTGCCAGACTGTTCGCCAGTAAAGATTACAGTCCCGGTTGCTTTAGTCGCAGATTTGCGGACAAGTTCGACCTGATCGGAATGAAGGTCTGACCATTCACCGGTTGCGGTTTTGGGGAAGGCGTTTTCAAGAATGATGGCAAGCAGCTCGTAAAGTTTGAACAAGCTGAAAGCGAAAACTTCTATAAGTCCGCGCACGACTCCTTTATTCAGATTAAGCCGATTTGGAAGCCATCCCTTAGCCGCATATTCGTCCTGAACTTCATTTATCCGGGTGAATATTTCTTCGCGTATTTCATCAAGTGTCTTTTTAACGGGGATTGACATCAGCCATTACCTCTTTGATTTTGCCATCACTACCGACTTCAAAAATAATATTGAACGGGTGTGTTTCGTCTATGAATCGCCAGCTGGTGCTTGCTGTTATTCCGGTTTCATTCCAGCTTAAAATTTTGCAGTTCGGAGACATGGGCACGACGCGGGGATCAGTGTTGATACAGCGGGTTACTTCGATACAGAATGCGCTGCGTGTCGTGCTGGTGGATTCTTCTTTGATCCAATCTTGCATTGTGCTGCCGTGGTCCACGTCATAAAATAGCGTTCCTAAGTAAGTGAACAAGGCAAGCTTGATATCCTGCACGCCCGTATCAGTTCCGTTTGTCAGCACCAGCTCGCCATTAGCTGCAACCTTGGCTTGAAAATCATCATCAAGGGCTATGTCTTGGCCGTAAATTGCGGTCATAATTTACCGCCAGATCTTGTCCCAGCATCGCTGTTGCCAGTGGTGGTAATGTCGCCTTCGACAGTTAGATTTCCGATAAGTTTTAAACTTCCCTCGTGCGTCTTATTTGTGCGCTCTTCGGCAGTGCCGATTTCTCCGTTTTCCCCGGTTGATGTCAGGTTTCCACGCAGTTCGATTTCAGGAGCTATGACTTCAATTCGTTCATTTGATTCGACGCGAGCCGGGCCGGGAACCTCAATGGTCCAAGTTGCGGCTGTGGTCAGGTCATCGCCGGTGATGTTTGAAACCCTATGACCTTCGACATTTTCAGTCTTGTTTTTACTGACAGTGATAGTTTCGTCCTCTCCGACCATGCGGGTGTTGCTTTTTCCAATATTCTCAAGTTGAGTGTCCCCGACCTTGCTGGTGCGGTCTTTGCCTATTTCGCTGATCCGGTTGGCCGGAGTGAAATGGATAATGTTCGACTCGGCATCTATCTTGATATGCACGCCCGGCTGTTGCTGAATGATAAAGCCGTCAACTTCACATTTAGGCGCAGCGGAAACATGCCAGCGAAAATTTGAAATACGTGGATAGTCCGGGTCGCCATCGTAATAAGTCAGATCACAAAAAGTGCCGGGAAGCGGAGGACAGACGACACCACGATTAGGTCCGGCCCAGATAATCGGGATTTCAACTTTTGGAATCACCGGCTCGGTATCATCCACAGATTCATCATTGCGGAGCGGTTGAATATCAGCCCAGTAAGAACCGTCTGAAGCATAAGTGTCCACAACTTTTGCTTTGCGAGTTATGCGGTAGTATGTGCGCAAATTAGGCATTGCCAGCTCGACTATGCGCTTAAGGAGCGTAAGCAGATCAGTACCCATATTCCACTCCGTAGCTTATGTGGGTTCTGGCAGATGTGTTCTCAATTAGATGCAGGACTTCCAGAGCGCGGAATTTGTCGTTGATGCCGCGTTTGTTGTCCACCAGTGCAAAAATACGGGAATGCCGCATGGCAGGCAGCAGAAAAGTTTCCACCTGTGAAAGTGCCGCCGTATTGCTTGTCGGCAGATGTTTAATCAATCCCTCGCCAGTCATTATGCCGGGATAGACGATGCTGGGTTGGTCATGATCTCCCCAGTGGATACCGTCAGGGCCGAGCCATAATTTCCATTTAGACATGTTCAGATCAAAACTGTGCTGGCAAGTCTCGGCGGCTTGTCTTGCAAGCTGCCAGACGGGAACGGTCGAGGATACAAAACGCGGGAACATGACGCCGGGCGAATCAATTTGGGCAGTGGGCAGTCCGGTCAGAGATGCCGCATAGCGGATGATTGCTTCAGGTGTTTCGTTCTTCCAACTCTGGCAGACGTGTACGGTATTAAGCAGCTCGTCATCTTTGCCGACGCCGCTGATAATAATCTGATCCTTGTTGCCCGGTCGCATGGCCTTGACCGCGCCCACCCATAAAATAGGTGTTTTGTCCCGGTAACCGATGGCCATGTTGGCGGTGTCGCCGAGCTGCACCGCGCGGCGCACATCACCCATAGGGTCGGGCAATGTAATCTCAAAAGACCACATGGGAGCACGGCGACTGGAGCGTATGGCCAGCCGTGGACAGCGCAATATTTCCATTCCACCGATAATAATATGAGTGCGGATGCCGTTGATATTCATTAACGAGAACCCCCGACCGGCTTAATACCGGGAGCGGCTTTGCCACTTGCAACGACTCTTTCTTCCGCTGCCACAACGGCAGGACGGTGTTCTGTGAAAGACAAAGTAGCCCTGATAGCATCATTTTTATTTGATTCGCTTGAATCTAAACCGGAGAAAACAACCTGATTAATATGACGCGCTTGGCAGTGGCGGTTTAAAACGTCTAAAACCCGAGGATTTCCACCGTTATCCTGTCCCTTAAAAAGTCCATCAAGCTCGGCAAGACGGTCATAGCAATCAGCCTTATCGTCAGTTTCAAGTAGTATGGTCAAAGTTATATCTGCGTCTTCCCAGCCCATCGGGGTTTTAATTTTACCGGAAAGGCCATCCTGAGCAGCTTCATCAAAACGGACAGCTCCGCGAATGTATTGTTGCTGCAACAGTCCATCCAGTTCGTTACCGCCAAGGGTTACCTTGCCGTCTTCAAAGGTTAGGTATCCATCAACCATCGTAACGCTCCACCAGTTTTTGCAGTTCGCGTGTAAAACCTTCAGCGTCGCTTACGTTCGGCAGATTCAAAGTCAGGTTGTTAATTGTGATCCCGCCGGACTTGGACGCGCTGCGCTCTGGATTGGAAGTCTTATCTGTAGGTTTGGAAGTGTTCAAAGAAACTTCCTGCGCGGGGTCGCCTCCTGCAAGCGCCGGTTCCGGCGGTGGACCGAAAAGAAGTTCCCCGGCAAAGTCCAAACCTTTGTCCAGGTATTTAGCCGGTGCTTCGAAAAGATCTTTTAAACCTGACTTGAAAGTTTCGCCCGGCATAGACAGGGCTCCGGATACGGCGTCAACAAGTGATCCGGCACCTGAATCGACGCCACCGGCCAGAGT is a window of Desulfovibrio sp. UCD-KL4C DNA encoding:
- a CDS encoding baseplate J/gp47 family protein; translated protein: MSIPVKKTLDEIREEIFTRINEVQDEYAAKGWLPNRLNLNKGVVRGLIEVFAFSLFKLYELLAIILENAFPKTATGEWSDLHSDQVELVRKSATKATGTVIFTGEQSGNIKIPAGRILKTAPDGTGAVYRFITKQDAIIPDGQTTINVPVEAEEYGRGPNAAPGQISEISTSVPKVTSVANGSDWLSSEGADTETDAQLGERYVLRWQEKNGCTKYAYASWVMSVPGVIAVTILDQHPRGQGTVDVVVKGAAGVPTEDLLEKVRAAIASQFPINDDWIAKGPEPIHVVIRAELVLVSGSPEAIKATAENRIRALFTDPTTVAGISPLQIGEDLTIDRLISTVGIGGNIKSINWPSPAEDTAVAADGLAVLSELVITTSWAAEA
- a CDS encoding baseplate assembly protein, producing the protein MTAIYGQDIALDDDFQAKVAANGELVLTNGTDTGVQDIKLALFTYLGTLFYDVDHGSTMQDWIKEESTSTTRSAFCIEVTRCINTDPRVVPMSPNCKILSWNETGITASTSWRFIDETHPFNIIFEVGSDGKIKEVMADVNPR
- a CDS encoding baseplate assembly protein, which encodes MGTDLLTLLKRIVELAMPNLRTYYRITRKAKVVDTYASDGSYWADIQPLRNDESVDDTEPVIPKVEIPIIWAGPNRGVVCPPLPGTFCDLTYYDGDPDYPRISNFRWHVSAAPKCEVDGFIIQQQPGVHIKIDAESNIIHFTPANRISEIGKDRTSKVGDTQLENIGKSNTRMVGEDETITVSKNKTENVEGHRVSNITGDDLTTAATWTIEVPGPARVESNERIEVIAPEIELRGNLTSTGENGEIGTAEERTNKTHEGSLKLIGNLTVEGDITTTGNSDAGTRSGGKL